In Massilia antarctica, the following are encoded in one genomic region:
- a CDS encoding Fur family transcriptional regulator, with protein MYTTIESQAESLIRDTGARLTKPRSRVLAYLLAQNKPLTHHEIQEGLAGAALDSVTLYRVLEWLTEHELVHRIAGADQVWRFNAGAGQHGHQHAHFQCTHCEMVTCFTDIALPAQITLPDGFTSEQVDFLIKGVCQVCNAKK; from the coding sequence ATGTACACAACGATTGAAAGCCAGGCTGAATCACTGATCCGCGACACCGGCGCGCGCCTGACCAAGCCGCGCTCGCGCGTGCTGGCGTATCTGCTGGCGCAGAACAAACCCCTGACCCACCACGAGATCCAGGAAGGCCTGGCCGGCGCGGCGCTCGATTCCGTGACCTTGTACCGGGTGCTGGAATGGCTGACCGAGCACGAACTGGTGCACCGCATCGCCGGCGCCGACCAGGTGTGGCGCTTCAACGCGGGCGCGGGCCAGCACGGACACCAGCACGCGCACTTCCAGTGCACCCACTGTGAAATGGTGACCTGTTTTACTGACATCGCCCTGCCCGCCCAGATCACCCTTCCCGACGGTTTCACCAGCGAGCAGGTCGACTTTCTGATCAAGGGCGTTTGCCAGGTCTGTAACGCGAAAAAGTAA
- a CDS encoding cyanophycinase — MLTLARRYVQFLILVLLAAGQAQAAPAPAPSVPAGGPKGSLVIIGGALRGENAAVWKRIVELAGGPGARIAVFGSASASPDVAGKNNVEVLNSYGADAFVVPVAVKLEGVDYRVAANDPVLADAVRHADGAYFVGGNQARIIEALRKKDGSSSLVLDALWSMYRNGGVIAGTSAGAAIMSSTMFYDVNSVLSTLKRGVADGMELAPGLGFIGKDVFVDQHLLVRGRFGRMLPAMLAKGYKMGLGIDENTSMIIHGNRDVEVLGYKGALLIDLNSATATPGDFNVSNAKLSYLDNGDRFNLLSGVFTPSREKLANKLDPAAPYYRGPLFFADILGNTTVVDLMHRLIDSDQTDAIGLTLGSPRDLQPELGFEFRFSRTKDSVGYMSAISDTYSVFNIRLDVLPILIRQPLYQYK; from the coding sequence ATGCTGACCCTGGCCCGCCGATATGTACAGTTCCTGATCCTTGTCCTGCTGGCGGCGGGCCAGGCGCAGGCCGCCCCGGCGCCGGCGCCTTCCGTGCCGGCGGGCGGACCGAAAGGCTCGCTGGTGATCATCGGCGGCGCGCTGCGCGGCGAGAACGCGGCGGTGTGGAAGCGCATCGTCGAACTGGCGGGTGGTCCGGGGGCGCGCATCGCCGTTTTCGGCTCGGCCTCGGCCAGCCCTGATGTCGCCGGCAAGAACAACGTCGAAGTGCTCAACTCCTACGGCGCCGACGCCTTTGTCGTGCCGGTCGCCGTCAAGCTGGAAGGCGTCGACTACCGTGTCGCTGCCAACGATCCGGTGCTGGCCGATGCGGTGCGCCATGCCGACGGCGCCTATTTCGTCGGCGGCAACCAGGCCCGCATCATCGAAGCGCTACGCAAAAAAGATGGCAGCAGCTCCCTGGTGCTCGACGCGCTGTGGTCCATGTACCGCAACGGCGGCGTCATCGCCGGCACCAGCGCCGGCGCGGCGATCATGAGCAGCACCATGTTCTACGATGTCAATTCGGTGCTCTCCACCCTCAAGCGCGGCGTGGCCGACGGCATGGAACTGGCGCCGGGCCTGGGCTTCATCGGCAAGGACGTGTTCGTGGACCAGCACTTGCTGGTGCGCGGGCGCTTCGGGCGCATGCTGCCTGCCATGCTGGCCAAGGGCTACAAGATGGGACTGGGGATCGACGAGAACACGTCGATGATCATTCACGGCAACCGCGACGTCGAGGTGCTCGGCTACAAGGGCGCGCTGCTGATCGACCTCAATAGCGCCACCGCCACGCCGGGCGACTTCAATGTCAGCAATGCCAAACTCAGTTACCTCGATAACGGCGACCGTTTCAATCTGTTGAGCGGGGTATTTACGCCATCGCGCGAAAAACTGGCCAACAAGCTCGATCCGGCCGCGCCGTATTACCGCGGCCCGCTGTTTTTCGCCGATATCCTCGGTAACACGACGGTGGTGGACCTGATGCACCGCCTGATCGACAGCGACCAGACCGACGCCATCGGCCTGACCCTGGGCAGCCCGCGCGACCTGCAACCGGAACTGGGTTTCGAGTTCCGCTTCAGCCGCACCAAGGACAGCGTCGGCTATATGTCGGCCATTTCGGATACCTATTCGGTCTTCAACATCCGCCTCGACGTGCTGCCGATCCTGATCCGCCAGCCGCTGTACCAGTACAAGTAA
- a CDS encoding DUF1624 domain-containing protein, giving the protein MTAIAPAPSGRIAAIDAMRGLIILIMTLDHARETFFLHRQVGDPMDLATTEPSLFFSRLAAHFCAPMFVFLTGLSAWLYANPPSGPRSPRGFLLKRGLLLIVLELVFVNFAWAGRFPPPVLYLQVIWVIGLSMIALALLHKVPLRWLALLGAVIVAGHNALSFPGLEPGSLAHAAWTVLEQRGFLVSEGATRVKISYPVLAWIGVILLGYATGPLFSTTVQPPARRRILLLAGAACLLLLALLRGFNIYGETRPWTVQADLLHTIMSFLNLTKYPPSLNFLLMTLGVGMLALAWMEVASRRVVAFCATFGGVPLFYYLAHLYLLLALRGLTAAMSNGQAHRADGIGEVWVWALAVIAALYYPCRWFGHYKRSSGRAWVRYL; this is encoded by the coding sequence ATGACCGCCATCGCACCCGCCCCATCCGGGCGCATCGCCGCCATCGATGCGATGCGCGGCCTGATCATCCTGATCATGACGCTCGACCACGCGCGCGAAACCTTCTTCCTGCACCGCCAGGTCGGCGACCCGATGGACCTGGCCACGACCGAGCCGTCGCTATTTTTCAGCCGCCTGGCGGCGCACTTCTGCGCGCCGATGTTCGTGTTCCTCACCGGCCTGTCGGCCTGGCTGTACGCCAATCCGCCGTCCGGTCCGCGCAGCCCGCGCGGCTTTTTGCTCAAGCGCGGCCTGCTCCTGATCGTGTTGGAACTGGTGTTCGTGAATTTTGCGTGGGCCGGCCGCTTTCCGCCGCCGGTGCTGTACTTGCAGGTGATCTGGGTGATCGGCCTGTCGATGATCGCGCTGGCCCTGCTGCACAAGGTGCCGCTGCGCTGGCTGGCACTGCTCGGCGCCGTGATCGTGGCCGGCCACAATGCCTTGTCCTTCCCCGGACTGGAACCGGGCAGCCTGGCGCACGCCGCGTGGACAGTGCTGGAGCAGCGCGGCTTCCTGGTGAGCGAGGGCGCGACCCGGGTCAAGATCAGTTATCCGGTGCTGGCGTGGATCGGGGTGATTTTGCTCGGCTACGCCACCGGTCCCCTGTTTTCAACAACGGTGCAGCCGCCGGCGCGGCGCCGCATCCTGCTGCTCGCCGGGGCGGCCTGCCTGCTGCTGCTTGCGCTGCTGCGCGGTTTTAACATCTATGGCGAAACGCGGCCGTGGACCGTGCAGGCCGACCTGCTGCACACAATCATGTCGTTCCTGAATCTGACCAAGTATCCGCCCTCGCTCAATTTCCTGCTGATGACGCTCGGCGTGGGGATGCTGGCACTGGCATGGATGGAAGTGGCGAGCCGGCGCGTGGTGGCCTTCTGCGCCACCTTCGGCGGGGTGCCGCTGTTTTACTACCTGGCGCACCTGTATCTGCTGCTGGCGCTGCGCGGCCTGACGGCGGCCATGTCGAACGGCCAGGCGCACCGGGCGGACGGCATCGGAGAAGTGTGGGTGTGGGCGCTGGCCGTGATCGCGGCGCTGTACTACCCGTGCCGCTGGTTCGGGCACTACAAGCGCTCCAGCGGCCGCGCGTGGGTGCGCTACCTGTAA
- a CDS encoding TonB-dependent siderophore receptor, producing MHIKTVTAALLASLTPLAAIAAPAPTDTVVIGGQREHYRSLSATGATKTDAPLADLPQSVRVLTSEVLRDAGVSTLAGALDLASGVSRQSDLGGLWDSYAMRGFTGDPNFGSDFLVNGFSSSRGYNGLRDTANTQSIEVLKGPFAALYGRGEPGGTVNIVTKKPRFVQERSISASAGSFNTYRTALDVTGPASETLAYRINAARQQGESFRDSGRRDTLLLSPSFVWLAGEHTTVSYEIEATEQKAPFDRGVPALNGKLGALPASRFLGEPGDGRTTVKSLGHQLFVQHALNDDWSLQSGLSYRDSELAGFSTEANNLLADGRTLRRQRRHRDFSATDRSGRVELLGKSSTGGLGHSVLFGVDAYRFDDRRVQLRRNPSSANPYAIDIFQPAYGAVADPLTLSIDTLERQRAHGVYAQDQIDLGGQWKALLGIRYDSADQTVTNNRRNTGSAQSLHASSPRAGLVYQPTKALSLYASAARAYRPNSGISIENLAFEAEKSLAYEAGAKVEALDGKLSSTVALYKIDKKNVLTTNPANTDFAIPAGEVGSRGLEVDVAGTVARNLQLSAAYAWTDATVTRGDQTIRRGSRFPNVARHSANVLLVSSFKLGDTNASLGAGASYVGKRMGDVAESSSFELPAYSTVKLVAAWAPDRKLRIALNIDNLFNKTWYASSYSQMWVAPGTGRAATLTASYGF from the coding sequence ATGCACATCAAAACCGTCACCGCCGCCCTCCTCGCCAGTCTGACGCCGCTGGCCGCCATCGCCGCGCCGGCGCCCACCGACACGGTGGTCATCGGCGGCCAGCGCGAACACTATCGCAGCCTGTCGGCCACCGGCGCGACCAAGACCGACGCACCGCTTGCCGACCTGCCGCAAAGCGTGCGCGTGCTCACCAGCGAAGTGCTGCGCGACGCCGGCGTGAGCACCCTGGCCGGCGCGCTCGACCTGGCCAGCGGCGTGTCGCGCCAGAGTGACCTGGGCGGACTGTGGGACAGCTACGCCATGCGCGGCTTCACGGGCGACCCCAATTTCGGTTCGGATTTCCTGGTCAATGGCTTCAGTTCGAGCCGCGGCTACAACGGCCTGCGCGACACCGCCAACACCCAGTCGATTGAAGTGCTCAAGGGGCCATTCGCCGCCCTGTACGGGCGCGGCGAGCCGGGAGGCACGGTCAACATCGTCACCAAAAAGCCGCGCTTCGTCCAGGAGCGCAGCATCAGCGCGTCGGCCGGCAGCTTCAATACGTACCGCACCGCGCTCGACGTCACCGGCCCTGCGAGCGAGACGCTGGCCTACCGGATCAACGCCGCCCGGCAGCAGGGCGAAAGCTTTCGCGACAGCGGCCGGCGCGACACCTTGCTGCTGTCGCCGTCGTTCGTGTGGCTGGCGGGCGAGCACACCACGGTCTCCTACGAGATCGAAGCAACCGAGCAAAAAGCCCCGTTCGACCGCGGCGTGCCGGCGCTGAACGGAAAACTCGGCGCGCTTCCCGCCTCGCGCTTTCTGGGCGAGCCTGGCGATGGCCGCACCACCGTCAAGTCGCTGGGGCACCAGCTGTTCGTGCAGCACGCCCTGAACGACGACTGGTCGCTGCAATCGGGCCTGTCGTACCGCGACAGTGAACTGGCCGGCTTTTCGACGGAAGCGAACAATCTGCTGGCCGATGGCCGCACCTTGCGCCGCCAGCGCCGCCACCGCGATTTTTCGGCCACCGACAGGTCGGGCCGTGTCGAGCTGCTCGGAAAATCAAGCACCGGCGGCTTGGGCCACAGCGTGCTGTTCGGCGTCGACGCCTACCGCTTCGACGACCGCCGCGTGCAGCTGCGCCGCAATCCGTCAAGCGCCAATCCGTACGCGATCGATATTTTCCAGCCGGCCTACGGCGCCGTTGCCGATCCGCTGACCTTGTCGATCGACACCCTGGAGCGCCAGCGCGCGCACGGCGTCTACGCCCAGGATCAGATCGACCTGGGCGGCCAGTGGAAAGCCCTGCTGGGCATTCGCTACGACAGCGCCGATCAAACCGTCACCAACAACCGCCGCAATACCGGCAGCGCGCAAAGCCTGCACGCCAGCAGTCCGCGCGCGGGGCTGGTGTACCAGCCGACCAAGGCGCTGTCGCTGTACGCGAGTGCGGCGCGCGCCTATCGTCCGAACAGCGGCATCAGTATCGAGAACCTGGCCTTTGAAGCGGAAAAGAGCCTGGCGTATGAAGCAGGCGCGAAAGTCGAGGCGCTTGACGGAAAACTGAGCAGCACCGTGGCACTGTACAAGATCGACAAGAAGAACGTCCTGACCACCAACCCCGCCAATACCGACTTTGCGATCCCCGCAGGGGAAGTCGGCAGCCGCGGCCTGGAAGTGGACGTGGCCGGCACCGTGGCGCGCAACCTGCAGCTCTCGGCCGCCTACGCCTGGACCGACGCCACCGTCACCAGGGGCGACCAGACCATCCGCAGGGGCAGCCGCTTTCCGAACGTGGCGCGCCACAGCGCCAATGTGCTGCTGGTGTCCAGCTTCAAGCTGGGCGACACCAACGCCAGCCTCGGGGCCGGCGCCAGCTATGTGGGCAAGCGCATGGGCGACGTGGCAGAGTCGAGCAGCTTCGAACTGCCCGCCTACAGTACCGTGAAACTGGTGGCGGCTTGGGCGCCGGACCGCAAGCTGCGCATCGCGCTCAATATCGACAACCTGTTTAACAAGACTTGGTATGCCAGTTCGTACAGCCAGATGTGGGTGGCGCCGGGCACCGGACGCGCCGCCACGCTGACGGCCAGCTACGGCTTCTGA
- the parC gene encoding DNA topoisomerase IV subunit A, whose protein sequence is MSSQSNLFEPPPPPPPEDAETLTLSTFAERAYLDYAVSVVKGRALPDVCDGQKPVQRRILYRMNELGLSATAKPSKSAAVVGDVMGKLHPHGDQSIYDALVRMAQDFSLRYPLIDGQGNFGSRDGDGAAAMRYTEARLTPIGKLLLEEIDEGTVDFQPNYDGEHAEPKALPARLPMVLLNGASGIAVGLATEIASHNLTEVARATVAMIRNPKITHAELMALIPGPDFPGGGQIITPPAQISDMYASGRGSMKVRARWKIEELARGQWQAVVSELPPGVSSQKVLEEIEELTNPKIKLGKKALTPEQLALKQTILGSLDTIRDESGRAAPVRLVFEPKSKNQDQAEFMLMLLAHTSLESSSSINLVMIGGDGRPRQKGLSEILQEWIDFRFVTVRRRTDYRLGKVNDRIHILEGREAVLLNIDKVIHIIRNSDEPKAALIAEFRLSDIQAEDILELRLRQLARLETIKIQQALAELRKEEVSLRDILDNPATMKRLIIREIESDAKQFGDARRTVIEEAQRATAEQKIVDEPVTVIVSEKGWVRARTGVGHDVAQFTFKAGDSLYAAFECRTIDTLLGFGDNGKVYSVPVAALPGARGDGVPITTLVDLSGGARILHYFAGSGQTVLLMASNAGYGFAAKAADMVSRLKGGKAFITLDDGARPLPPRVIAANASAVACLTEKGKLLVFGMDELKTLTNGGRGVTLIELEDKEKLLAVQPISQKGVTVHGTWAGDKPRAVDLSASGLAVHFGKRARKGKALVARIKVTALTPIG, encoded by the coding sequence ATGTCCTCACAATCGAACCTGTTTGAACCACCTCCACCACCGCCGCCGGAAGACGCCGAAACGCTGACCTTGTCGACCTTCGCCGAACGCGCCTATCTCGATTACGCCGTCTCGGTCGTCAAGGGCCGCGCCCTGCCGGATGTGTGCGATGGCCAGAAGCCGGTACAGCGCCGCATCTTGTACCGCATGAACGAACTGGGACTGAGCGCGACCGCCAAGCCGAGCAAGTCGGCCGCCGTGGTCGGCGACGTCATGGGAAAACTGCACCCGCACGGCGACCAGTCGATCTACGACGCCCTGGTGCGCATGGCGCAGGACTTTTCGCTGCGCTATCCGCTGATCGACGGCCAGGGTAACTTCGGCTCGCGCGACGGCGACGGCGCGGCGGCGATGCGCTACACGGAGGCGCGCCTGACCCCCATCGGCAAGCTGCTGCTCGAAGAAATCGATGAAGGCACGGTCGACTTCCAGCCCAACTACGACGGCGAACACGCCGAACCGAAAGCCTTGCCGGCGCGCCTGCCGATGGTGCTGTTGAATGGCGCCTCCGGCATCGCGGTCGGCCTGGCCACCGAAATCGCCTCGCACAACCTCACCGAAGTGGCGCGCGCCACGGTGGCCATGATCCGCAATCCCAAGATCACCCACGCCGAACTGATGGCCCTCATTCCGGGGCCGGATTTCCCGGGCGGGGGCCAGATCATCACGCCGCCGGCGCAGATCTCCGACATGTACGCCAGCGGGCGCGGCTCGATGAAGGTGCGCGCGCGCTGGAAGATCGAAGAACTGGCGCGCGGCCAGTGGCAGGCGGTGGTGTCGGAACTGCCTCCTGGCGTGTCGTCGCAAAAGGTGCTCGAAGAAATCGAGGAGCTGACCAATCCCAAGATCAAGCTGGGGAAAAAGGCGCTCACGCCAGAACAGCTGGCACTCAAGCAGACCATTCTGGGCTCGCTCGATACGATTCGCGATGAATCCGGCCGCGCCGCCCCGGTGCGCCTGGTATTCGAGCCGAAATCGAAGAACCAGGACCAGGCCGAATTCATGCTGATGCTGCTGGCGCATACCTCGCTTGAGTCGTCCAGCTCGATCAACCTGGTGATGATCGGCGGCGACGGGCGGCCACGCCAGAAGGGGCTGAGCGAAATCCTGCAGGAATGGATTGATTTCCGCTTCGTGACGGTGCGCCGCCGTACCGATTACAGGCTGGGCAAGGTCAACGACCGCATTCACATTCTCGAAGGACGCGAAGCGGTCCTGCTCAATATCGACAAGGTGATCCACATCATCCGCAATTCGGACGAGCCGAAGGCCGCGCTGATCGCCGAATTCCGCCTCTCCGACATCCAGGCCGAGGATATCCTGGAACTGCGCCTGCGCCAGCTGGCGCGCCTGGAAACGATCAAGATCCAGCAGGCTTTGGCAGAACTGCGCAAGGAAGAAGTCAGCCTGCGCGACATCCTCGACAATCCGGCGACGATGAAGCGCTTGATCATCCGCGAGATCGAAAGCGATGCCAAGCAGTTCGGCGATGCGCGCCGCACCGTGATCGAAGAAGCGCAGCGTGCCACGGCCGAACAAAAAATCGTCGACGAGCCGGTCACGGTGATCGTGTCCGAAAAAGGCTGGGTGCGCGCGCGCACCGGCGTGGGCCACGACGTGGCGCAGTTCACCTTCAAGGCGGGCGACTCGCTGTACGCGGCATTCGAGTGCCGCACCATCGACACCCTGCTCGGCTTCGGCGACAACGGCAAGGTGTACTCGGTGCCGGTGGCGGCGCTGCCGGGGGCGCGCGGCGATGGCGTGCCGATTACCACGCTGGTCGACCTGTCGGGCGGCGCCCGCATCCTGCACTATTTCGCGGGCAGCGGCCAGACCGTGCTGTTGATGGCGTCGAACGCGGGCTATGGTTTCGCGGCCAAGGCGGCCGACATGGTCAGCCGGCTCAAGGGCGGCAAGGCCTTCATCACCCTGGACGACGGCGCACGGCCGCTGCCGCCGCGCGTGATCGCGGCCAATGCCAGCGCGGTAGCCTGCCTGACCGAAAAAGGCAAGCTGCTGGTGTTCGGGATGGATGAACTCAAGACCTTGACCAACGGCGGGCGTGGCGTGACCCTGATCGAGCTGGAAGACAAGGAAAAACTGCTGGCGGTGCAGCCGATTTCGCAAAAAGGCGTGACCGTGCACGGGACCTGGGCAGGCGACAAGCCGCGCGCGGTCGATTTGTCGGCGTCGGGCCTGGCGGTCCACTTCGGCAAGCGCGCACGCAAGGGCAAGGCGCTGGTGGCCAGGATCAAGGTGACGGCGCTCACGCCAATCGGCTGA
- a CDS encoding IgA Peptidase M64, with translation MPLSPVRFMRRVAGLLALAASQAHAEPPATVRVDYQHSGNALSDQYALERVMIEPLPWPGDLSQNLDTTNRGQNMVEVVDAKTGDLLYSRGFSTIFGEWRSTEEANRISRGFEESVRFPAFGKPVRVRVLKRDERNQFSVAWSVEVDPDAPDVVRKQGPAPAKPIPIRVSGPSPAKVDLLVMGDGYTAAEMTKFEADARRLADHLFTVSPFKERANDFNVWAIAVPTLESGVSRPSTGMHHASALGTRYDIFGSERYVLTLDNRALRDIAQHAPYEFIEILVNNDTYGGGGIFGQFSTAAAGNDWANYLFVHEFGHHFAGLADEYYTSPVAYQSSAGRMEPWEPNVTALRDPAKLKWQRHVKAGTPLPTVWPKAQYEEYARAYQKRRAALRAANRPESEMSALFREDLAHTNTLFAKAAHRHDVGAFEGANYEASGYYRPEMQCLMFDRSERFCKVCNDGITTIIDLYAKKGAGK, from the coding sequence ATGCCGCTGTCCCCCGTCCGTTTCATGCGCCGCGTTGCCGGCCTGCTGGCGCTGGCCGCCTCCCAGGCCCACGCCGAGCCGCCCGCCACCGTCCGCGTCGACTATCAGCACAGCGGCAATGCCCTGTCGGACCAGTACGCGCTGGAACGGGTGATGATCGAACCGCTGCCGTGGCCGGGCGACCTGTCGCAAAATCTCGACACCACCAACCGTGGCCAGAACATGGTCGAAGTGGTCGACGCCAAGACGGGCGACCTGCTCTATTCGCGCGGTTTCTCGACCATTTTCGGCGAATGGCGCAGCACCGAGGAAGCCAATCGCATCAGCCGCGGCTTCGAGGAGTCGGTGCGCTTTCCGGCCTTCGGCAAACCGGTGCGGGTGCGGGTGCTCAAGCGCGACGAGCGCAATCAGTTTTCGGTCGCATGGAGCGTCGAGGTCGACCCGGACGCGCCGGACGTGGTGCGCAAACAGGGACCGGCGCCGGCCAAGCCGATCCCGATCCGGGTCAGCGGCCCGTCGCCGGCCAAGGTCGACCTGCTGGTCATGGGCGACGGCTACACGGCTGCCGAGATGACAAAATTCGAGGCCGACGCGCGCCGCCTGGCCGACCACCTGTTCACGGTGTCGCCGTTCAAGGAGCGCGCGAACGATTTCAATGTGTGGGCGATCGCGGTGCCGACTCTGGAAAGCGGCGTGTCGCGCCCCTCGACCGGCATGCACCACGCATCGGCGCTGGGCACGCGCTACGATATCTTCGGCAGCGAGCGTTATGTGCTCACCCTGGACAACCGCGCCCTGCGCGACATCGCCCAGCATGCGCCGTACGAGTTCATCGAAATCCTGGTCAATAACGACACCTATGGCGGCGGCGGCATCTTCGGCCAGTTCAGCACCGCCGCGGCCGGCAACGACTGGGCCAATTACCTGTTCGTGCACGAATTCGGCCACCACTTCGCCGGCCTGGCCGACGAGTACTACACCTCGCCCGTGGCCTACCAGTCGAGCGCGGGAAGGATGGAGCCGTGGGAGCCGAATGTGACCGCGCTGCGCGACCCGGCCAAACTGAAATGGCAGCGCCACGTCAAGGCCGGCACGCCGCTGCCGACCGTCTGGCCCAAGGCCCAGTATGAGGAATATGCGCGCGCCTACCAGAAGCGCCGCGCCGCGCTGCGCGCCGCCAACCGGCCCGAATCGGAGATGAGCGCGCTGTTCCGCGAAGACCTCGCGCACACCAATACCCTGTTCGCCAAGGCCGCGCACCGGCACGACGTGGGCGCCTTCGAGGGGGCCAATTACGAGGCGAGCGGCTACTATCGGCCCGAAATGCAGTGTCTGATGTTCGACCGAAGTGAAAGATTCTGTAAGGTCTGTAACGACGGCATCACCACCATCATCGATTTGTATGCCAAGAAGGGGGCGGGAAAATAG
- a CDS encoding succinylglutamate desuccinylase/aspartoacylase family protein produces MQANIHRISLEDSSMSSQLASFHFGAPGTGKKVYIQAALHADEVPPMLVSQFLRTELLALEAAGSIRGEIILVPAANPIGLAQAIHGAPFGRFDLSTGTNFNRAYKHVAEDLKTSLEGLLGPDADANVALIRAHARDSVGAWQPKTDADALKKILLGMAIDADIVLDLHCDNEAVLHIYAGTPLAEAVAPLSALMQAHAVLLALEAGEEPFDEACSRLWWDLAAHFGPAFPIPAACLSTTVELRGEMDVSYELAQRDARALLQFLAHAGVLAVAPPALPEPLCAPTPLEGVEPIAAPHAGVVVFLKQLGDKVKAGDTIADLVEPVSGRTTTLRCSVDGVFFARTAHRHLLRGMAVGKIAGPVAFRAGKLLSQ; encoded by the coding sequence ATGCAAGCAAACATCCATCGCATCTCCCTGGAGGACAGCAGCATGTCCTCGCAACTGGCCAGCTTCCATTTCGGTGCGCCGGGCACCGGCAAGAAGGTCTATATCCAGGCCGCGCTGCACGCCGACGAAGTGCCGCCCATGCTGGTGTCGCAGTTCTTGCGCACCGAACTGCTGGCGCTGGAGGCGGCCGGCAGCATCCGCGGCGAAATCATCCTGGTCCCGGCGGCCAATCCGATCGGGCTGGCCCAGGCCATCCACGGCGCGCCATTCGGCCGCTTTGACCTCTCGACCGGCACCAATTTCAACCGCGCCTACAAGCATGTGGCCGAGGATTTGAAAACCTCGCTCGAAGGCTTGCTCGGGCCGGACGCCGACGCCAACGTGGCCCTGATCCGCGCCCATGCGCGCGATTCGGTCGGCGCCTGGCAGCCGAAAACCGACGCCGATGCGCTCAAGAAGATCCTGCTGGGGATGGCCATCGACGCCGACATCGTGCTCGATCTGCACTGCGATAACGAGGCGGTACTGCATATTTACGCAGGCACCCCGCTGGCCGAGGCGGTGGCACCGCTGTCGGCGCTGATGCAGGCGCACGCGGTGCTGCTGGCGCTCGAAGCGGGCGAGGAACCGTTCGACGAAGCCTGCAGCCGCCTGTGGTGGGACCTGGCGGCACACTTCGGCCCGGCCTTTCCGATTCCGGCGGCCTGCCTGTCGACCACCGTGGAGCTGCGCGGCGAGATGGACGTGAGCTACGAACTGGCCCAGCGCGACGCGCGCGCGCTTCTGCAATTCCTGGCGCATGCCGGCGTGCTGGCGGTGGCGCCGCCCGCGCTGCCCGAACCCCTGTGCGCACCGACGCCGCTCGAAGGCGTGGAACCGATCGCCGCGCCGCACGCCGGCGTGGTGGTGTTCCTCAAGCAGCTGGGAGATAAGGTCAAGGCTGGCGACACGATCGCCGACCTGGTCGAACCAGTGAGCGGACGCACCACGACCTTGCGCTGCAGTGTCGACGGCGTGTTCTTCGCCCGCACCGCGCACCGCCATCTGCTGCGCGGCATGGCGGTCGGTAAGATCGCAGGACCAGTGGCTTTCCGCGCCGGAAAGCTGCTGAGCCAATGA